A genome region from Erigeron canadensis isolate Cc75 chromosome 3, C_canadensis_v1, whole genome shotgun sequence includes the following:
- the LOC122592813 gene encoding peptidyl-prolyl cis-trans isomerase CYP40-like has translation MGRERCYLDISIGGDLEGRIIVELFTDIVPKTAHNFRALCSGEEGVSPVTGVPLHYKGVRFHRLVKSFKIEGGDISCGDGTGGESIYGSTFEDENFEMKHERKGMLSMVNSGPNTNGSQFLITTTRAPHLDGKNVVFGKVVKGMGVVKSIEHVAIDDNDCPVPEVVIVDCGEIKEGQDDGIGNFFKDGDMYPDWPADLDDAPNQLLWWLDAVDLIRASGNEAFKKQDYKMALRKYKKAVRYLDVCWDKEGVDDDRSISMGKKKATIFTNSSACKLKLGDPKGALIDTEFALRDSDNNAKAWFRQGQAYMALNEVDAALESFKKAKELEPNDAGIKRELQIALRRVADRVEKEKKAYSRIFTK, from the exons ATGGGGAGAGAAAGATGTTATTTGGATATAAGTATAGGAGGAGATTTAGAAGGAAGAATAATAGTTGAACTATTTACTGATATTGTACCGAAAACTGCTCATAACTTCAGGGCACTTTGTAGTGGAGAGGAAGGTGTTAGCCCTGTCACAGGTGTTCCACTTCATTATAAG GGAGTTCGTTTTCACAGGCTCGTTAAAAGCTTTAAGATTGAAGGTGGTGATATATCCTGTGGAGATGGTACCGGTGGAGAATCTATCTACGGTTCAACTTTTGaagatgaaaattttgaaatgaaaCATGAAAGAAAAGGGATGTTATCGATGGTCAACTCTGGTCCGAATACTAATGGATCTCAGTTTCTTATCACCACGACCCGTGCCCCTCATTTAGATGGAAAAAATGTTGTATTTGGAAAGGTTGTTAAAGGTATGGGCGTTGTGAAGTCAATTGAGCATGTTGCTATTGATGATAACGATTGCCCGGTTCCAGAAGTTGTCATTGTAGATTGTGGAGAGATTAAAGAGGGTCAAGATGACGGAATTGGGAACTTTTTTAAGGATGGAGATATGTATCCCGATTGGCCTGCAGATCTTGATGACGCTCCTAATCAGCTCTTGTGGTGGTTAGATGCTGTAGATTTGATCAGGGCTTCTGGGAATGAAGCTTTCAAG AAACAAGATTATAAAATGGCGCTCAGAAAGTATAAGAAAGCTGTACGTTATCTGGATGTCTGCTGGGATAAAGAAGGAGTTGACGATG ATCGAAGTATTTCTATGGGAAAGAAAAAGGCGACAATATTCACAAACAGTTCT GCTTGTAAACTGAAACTAGGGGATCCAAAGGGAGCATTAATTGACACAGAGTTTGCATTGCGTGACAGTGACAACAATGCAAAGGCTTGGTTTCGCCAAGGTCAG GCATATATGGCGCTCAATGAGGTGGATGCAGCATTAGAAAGTTTTAAGAAGGCAAAAGAGTTGGAGCCAAATGATG CTGGAATTAAAAGGGAGCTCCAGATAGCACTGAGAAGG GTTGCTGATAGGGTTGAGAAAGAGAAGAAGGCATACTCCAGAATTTTCACCAAATAG